Proteins from one Gallus gallus isolate bGalGal1 chromosome 17, bGalGal1.mat.broiler.GRCg7b, whole genome shotgun sequence genomic window:
- the LOC107052215 gene encoding ly6/PLAUR domain-containing protein 1: protein MLSGHMPGGAHGILSLMTVVFVLPEVSGLQCYGCNIIVGTKYVDTGCSNPEVITCSHSHQGFKHRFCIKTESVVLGILLTSGCATSRHCQQQELPGVRIHCCDTDLCNGSPQPPPSLAGGCLLLPSLLAALLLS, encoded by the exons ATGCTCTCAGGACACATGCCTGGAGGTGCCCATGGGATCCTCTCTCTGATGACTGTGGTGTTTGTCCTCCCAGAGG TGTCTGGGCTCCAGTGCTACGGCTGCAACATCATCGTTGGCACCAAGTACGTGGACACGGGGTGCTCGAACCCAGAGGTGATCACCTGCTCACACTCCCACCAGGGCTTCAAACACCGGTTCTGCATTAAGACTGAAAGTG TGGTCCTGGGCATCCTGCTGACCAGCGGCTGTGCCACCTCCCgtcactgccagcagcaggagctgccggGGGTCCGCATCCACTGCTGTGACACCGATCTCTGCAATGGCTCTCCCCAGCCTCCCCCCAGCCTCGCTGGtggctgcctcctgctgcccagcctcctggcagccctgctgctctcctga